In Bufo gargarizans isolate SCDJY-AF-19 chromosome 6, ASM1485885v1, whole genome shotgun sequence, a single genomic region encodes these proteins:
- the COASY gene encoding bifunctional coenzyme A synthase, which produces MSVFRSGVLVLTSPLSALSMRLAPILASAAKIVQDTLYVHLQPGLLLTDSSQPASTYIPATQEICSLISKLYSDADLHSNLDVRVLLTNIKNQSNSQHFLSSVQNLSHPPEVVLTDFQTSDGGQYNPAKQQLERYATNCYSCNPHLVSVLLYSEYGIEDDDDDINLKETNCEGNPLQSHSNVVVGGTFDRLHNAHKILLSVCCLLSERRLLIGVADKELLDNKVLKELIEPYEKRVEKLSQFLVDVKPSLEYDIVPISDPYGPSITDPDLKCIVVSEETQRGGLSVNKRRLENGLDELTIHQIHLVTDPHHSENEEEKISSSSFRNRLLGTLLNLPAKNPSIPSRPYVIGLTGGSGSGKSSIAKRLEKLGAALIDCDKLGHQSYKPGGPAYQQVIEEFGSDIVCEDGTIDRRALASKVFGKKDQLKRLTDIVWPAIAALAKEAVEEAADNGILVCVMDAAVLLEAGWNEMVHEVWTVIIPENEAISRIMNRDGVSEEAAKNRLASQMSNSERVEASNVVLSTLWEPEITQKQIQKAWDLLQQRINPDFSNNKPLLKSRF; this is translated from the exons ATGTCTGTCTTTCGTTCGGGTGTGCTGGTCTTAACATCTCCCCTCTCCGCCTTGTCTATGAGATTGGCGCCTATTCTAGCCTCTGCAGCAAAAATTGTCCAAGATACCTTGTACGTCCATCTCCAACCTGGGCTTCTACTGACTGATTCTTCTCAgcccgcttccacctacatcccAGCAACCCAGGAAATCTGCAGCCTCATATCCAAGCTGTATTCTGATGCAGATCTCCATAGCAATCTGGATGTTCGTGTGCTCTTAACGAATATTAAAAACCAAAGCAACAGCCAGCACTTTCTTTCCTCTGTTCAGAACCTCTCTCACCCCCCAGAGGTGGTTCTCACGGACTTCCAGACTAGTGACGGTGGACAATATAACCCAGCTAAGCAGCAGCTGGAGAGATATGCAACTAACTGTTACAGTTGTAATCCTCACCTAGTATCAGTGTTATTGTACTCAGAGTATGGAatagaagatgatgatgatgatattaaTTTGAAGGAAACAAATTGTGAAGGAAACCCTCTACAGAGTCACAGCAATGTTGTAGTTGGAGGCACCTTCGATAGGCTACATAATGCCCATAAAATCTTGTTGAgtgtttgttgtttgctgtcagaAAGGCGTCTTCTCATTGGTGTCGCGGACAAAGAACTGTTGGACA ATAAGGTCCTGAAGGAGCTGATAGAGCCCTATGAAAAGAGAGTAGAAAAATTGTCCCAGTTcctggttgacgtgaagccttcTCTTGAATACGACATAGTGCCTATTTCGGATCCCTATGGCCCTTCAATCACTGACCCAGATTTGAAATGTATAGTTGTCAGCGAAGAGACCCAAAGAGGAGGACTGTCGGTGAACAAGAGACGTCTGGAAAAT GGGCTCGATGAGCTGACCATCCATCAGATCCACCTGGTAACAGACCCACACCATTCTGAAAATGAAGAGGAGAAAATAAGCTCTTCTAGCTTCAGGAACCGGCTGCTGGGAACTCTGCTGAACCTTCCAGCT AAGAACCCCAGCATCCCTTCCCGGCCTTATGTCATCGGTCTAACAGGAGGCAGCGGCAGTGGAAAGTCTTCTATTGCAAAGAGACTGGAGAAGCTGGGAGCTGCTTTAATAGACTGTGATAAGTTGGGACACCAGAGTTACAAGCCTGGAGGACCAGCCTACCAGCAAGTTATAGAGGAGTTTGGTTCAG ATATCGTCTGTGAAGATGGCACCATAGACAGGAGGGCTCTTGCGAGCAAGGTGTTTGGCAAGAAG GACCAATTAAAGCGTCTGACAGACATTGTGTGGCCAGCAATAGCAGCTCTCGCCAAAGAGGCTGTGGAAGAAGCTGCTGATAACG GTATATTGGTTTGTGTGATGGATGCTGCTGTTCTCCTGGAGGCCGGGTGGAATGAGATGGTTCATGAGGTGTGGACAGTAATCATACCGGAAAACGAG GCTATTTCCCGTATAATGAATAGAGACGGTGTCAGTGAGGAAGCTGCTAAGAACAGACTGGCTAGCCAGATGTCCAACAGTGAGCGGGTGGAGGCATCAAATGTTGTTCTGTCCACACTTTGGGAGCCAGAGATAACTCAGAAACAG ATCCAGAAGGCTTGGGATCTTCTCCAACAGCGGATCAACCCAGACTTTTCAAATAACAAGCCCTTACTAAAATCAAGATTTTAA